In a single window of the Perca flavescens isolate YP-PL-M2 chromosome 18, PFLA_1.0, whole genome shotgun sequence genome:
- the LOC114572839 gene encoding 40S ribosomal protein S12-like yields the protein MASPVVSVSLLRPWTSVKPISAPMQATDEPTYVKLVEALCAEHQINLIKVDNENLGELVGLCKIDREGKPSTVWVAAVSLSSYYGKESLAKDVIKDWIAIKAIQ from the exons ATGGCCTCACCTGTTGTATCTGTGAGCCTGCTAAGACCCTGGACAA GCGTTAAGCCCATCTCTGCACCCATGCAGGCAACTGATGAGCCCACCTACGTCAAGCTGGTGGAGGCCCTCTGTGCTGAGCATCAGATCAACCTGATAAAG GTTGATAACGAGAATCTCGGCGAGTTGGTCGGTCTGTGCAAGATCGACCGTGAGGGCAAACCCAGCACGGTTTGGGTTGCAGCTGTTTCGTTGTCAAG CTACTATGGCAAGGAGTCTCTAGCCAAGGATGTGATTAAGGATTGGATAGCAATAAAAGCAATACAATGA
- the LOC114573073 gene encoding 40S ribosomal protein S12: MAEEGVAAGGVMDVNTALPEVLKTALIHDGLARGIREAAKALDKRQAHLCALAGNCDEPTYVKLVEALCAEHQINLIKVDDNKKLGEWVGLCKIDREGKPRKVVGCSCVVVKDYGKESQAKDVIEEYFKSKK, translated from the exons ATGGCCGAGGAAGG CGTCGCTGCTGGAGGTGTGATGGATGTCAACACTGCTCTCCCTGAAGTGCTTAAGACCGCTCTCATCCACGATGGTCTCGCCCGTGGTATCCGTGAGGCTGCTAAGGCCCTGGACaa GCGTCAAGCCCATCTCTGCGCCCTTGCAGGCAACTGTGATGAGCCCACCTACGTCAAGCTGGTGGAGGCCCTATGTGCTGAGCATCAGATCAACCTGATAAAG GTTGATGACAACAAGAAGCTCGGCGAGTGGGTCGGTCTGTGCAAGATCGACCGTGAGGGCAAACCCCGCAAGGTTGTGGGCTGCAGCTGTGTGGTTGTCAAG GACTATGGCAAGGAGTCTCAGGCCAAGGATGTGATCGAGGAATACTTCAAAAGcaagaaataa
- the zgc:153284 gene encoding SH3 domain-binding glutamic acid-rich-like protein 3 has protein sequence MPVIVFCSNVSGSREIKTKQNKIFHVLDGKKIAYETVDISEDSKKKDLMRNLAKNSTALPPQICNGNNYCGDYDAFDNAVEEGILEKFLKL, from the exons ATGCCGGTCATAGTGTTTTGTTCCAACGTGAGCGGTTCCCGAGAG ATAAagacaaaacagaacaaaatctTTCATGTCCTGGACGGCAAAAAGATTGCCTACGAAACTGTCGACATTTCTGAGGATTCTAAAAAAAAGGATCTAATGAGGAACCTGGCAAAGAACTCGACTGCACTGCCTCCTCAAATATGCAATGGGAACAACTACTGTGGG GACTATGATGCGTTTGACAATGCAGTCGAGGAAGGAATTTTAGAGAAGTTTCTCAAACTCTAA